The genomic window ACAAAATTACCATCTGCCTTGCCGTTTCCAAGGTAAGGAATAATCGGCAAAAATTGAAGCTTGTCAAAGAAATTCAAGATAAAATACGGACCATCAAATTTTATAGTTTCACCTGTTTGAGAATGTCCGACTACAATGCCTGGTCTAATTATGGTCAATGGTACTTTGTCAACAATGCTTTGCACTAAAACCTCAGCTTCGTACTTTGTTCGTTCATAATGATTTTTAAAGCTTTGATTCATATCTAGCTCTGTTTCGAGAATACGTCCTTCTCGCGTACCTGCTACATAGGACGTGCTAAAATATACATAACGCTGCAAGTTAGATAACAATAATACCCAATCATTCACATGCTTTGTGCCATTCACGTTCACATTATTAGCAATTTTCTCTGGTACAGCAAGGTCATATATCGCTGCTAAGTGAAATACATGGGTAACAGAATGTGTTAACGTGCTACTTATTTCAGGCTTAATATCTAAATCTGGTTTGGTGATGTCCCCTAACACAATGGTAAAGGCTTCTATGTCAATATTCTCTTCATCTGCAATGCTCCTAATAGAAGCATTAGCTTTTTCCAACATAGAAGGTAAAACAAGAAGATAGATTCGGTCAATGGCGTAATGATCATGAATGATTTGCTTAATTAATGATGTTGCAATAAAACCAGGAAATCCAGTGAAAAAATAAGTATTCCCCAACGTAACGCCCCCTAAGTGTAATTTTTGCTCTCTTTCTACTAATAGAAAAAAGTGTTAACACTAATAATAACAGAATTTTCTAATTATTTAAAAGTAAATGTTTCCAAACTTTTACAATATATTTATTCACCTTCCCCTAAAAAAATAATATATGTTTGGACAATAGTTGAAAAAACACTTTTGCGGATATATCAAATGTTTTGGTTGCATGTTGTTCAATAGATTCAGCAGCTCTTAAACAGAACAGAAGTGTTCCCCATCGTGATAA from Bacillus sp. HMF5848 includes these protein-coding regions:
- a CDS encoding SDR family oxidoreductase; this encodes MGNTYFFTGFPGFIATSLIKQIIHDHYAIDRIYLLVLPSMLEKANASIRSIADEENIDIEAFTIVLGDITKPDLDIKPEISSTLTHSVTHVFHLAAIYDLAVPEKIANNVNVNGTKHVNDWVLLLSNLQRYVYFSTSYVAGTREGRILETELDMNQSFKNHYERTKYEAEVLVQSIVDKVPLTIIRPGIVVGHSQTGETIKFDGPYFILNFFDKLQFLPIIPYLGNGKADGNFVPIDYIFNATIYLSHAEVGIGKTYQLTDPNPYNVQDVYRMLMKEFLGKEPKGMIPLSLSKWALSIPAFRKWVRVEREAMDYFTCMAEYDCSQSQKDLEGSGISCPDFKDVIPAIVTFYKKHKHDTNKQIKIT